One region of Alosa alosa isolate M-15738 ecotype Scorff River chromosome 1, AALO_Geno_1.1, whole genome shotgun sequence genomic DNA includes:
- the fam151a gene encoding protein FAM151A — protein MVNTHKEDTNNEKMEEDKQPKSIMGIFTREQFIMLCVAVGLAILLIVIVVPAVVVTQTQSGSGSSGIKVPFSSDGDMLEFLMENGKIPDTDGLYATWYHSANNKSQLNDALKSSVMVLEADVNVEGHGTANQTNIPIMAHPPAVYSDNTLQEWIDVVLKSDKGIKLDFKSIEAVEPTLDILRVKNQTARINRPVWLNADIIHGPGVPLFIPVVNGTRFLQLIQQKFPEVTISPGWKVLYVPQFPNVTYTLPMMEKMYNAVLNVPQKITFPILAVMAKQGWPHISWLLSQSPRFSLTLWQGAQNPTLNDLLFIRDNSSPQRIYYDIYEPVLSQFKEAAKLKGRPRRFYPGGDLVDYFKPKNNDGSNIQWQTVTSREFLLSVLRGSSSGMLVIPVVSSAGQPKKPAVESSGPELSLQECLELIYASPKPWGIYLRVKSPSQLAPSLQLLSTAYDQDLLYHPTWVNMEVSHGAFQTPGYISAQDFLSTVEGNFPFVTLAPAWPREALGEGYTRALVENMLQLLRGVYQDVSLQLSTEPLGKSDAGLQLLQETQKRFSLTVEIERATDPSTCVQLIRSLRQGGREQIFFNMPQDYMSEPLNEVNNF, from the exons ATGGTCAATACGCACAAAGAAGATACAAATAAtgagaagatggaggaggacAAACAGCCTAAGTCAATAATGGGCATCTTCACCCGAGAACAATTCATCATGTTGTGTGTTGCTGTGGGCTTGGCGATCCTGCTCATCGTTATTGTCGTACCTGCAGTTGTTGTCACTCAGACTCAGTCAG GTTCAGGATCTTCTGGCATCAAGGTTCCGTTTTCCTCTGATGGGGACATGTTGGAATTCCTGATGGAAAATGGGAAAATCCCAGATACGGACGGCCTATACGCCACATGGTATCACTCTGCCAACAACAAATCGCAGCTCAACGATGCCCTGAAAA GTTCAGTCATGGTTTTGGAGGCGGATGTAAACGTGGAAGGGCATGGCACTGCCAACCAGACCAACATTCCCATCATGGCCCATCCTCCTGCTGTTTACAGTGACAACACTCTACAGGAATGGATAGACGTGGTTCTCAAATCAGACAAAG GTATTAAACTGGACTTCAAAAGTATTGAAGCAGTAGAGCCTACTCTTGACATACTGAGAGTGAAAAATCAAACAGCACGCATCAATCGCCCAGTGTGGTTAAATGCAGACATCATTCATGGGCCCGGTGTTCCTTTGTTTATACCGGTGGTTAATGGCACTAG GTTTTTACAACTCATTCAGCAGAAATTCCCTGAGGTTACAATATCACCAGGATGGAAAGTACTCTATGTGCCCCAGTTTCCTAACGTAACATACACATTGCCCATGATGGAGAAAATGTACAATGCTGTCCTAAATGTTCCACAGAAAATAACCTTTCCCATCCTGGCTGTCATGGCCAAACAAGGGTGGCCTCATATCAGTTGGCTGCTGAGCCAGTCGCCTAG GTTCAGTCTGACACTGTGGCAAGGGGCACAAAACCCAACACTTAATGACCTTCTGTTCATTCGAGACAACAGCAGCCCACAGCGCATCTACTATGACATATATGAGCCAGTGCTATCACAGTTTAAAGAGGCTGCAA AACTGAAGGGTCGCCCTAGACGGTTTTACCCCGGAGGAGACCTGGTCGACTACTTTAAACCCAAGAACAACGATGGCTCCAACATCCAATGGCAAACTGTGACGAGTAGAGAATTCCTGTTGTCTGTACTTAGAG GCAGCAGTAGCGGGATGCTGGTCATTCCAGTGGTCTCCAGTGCAGGTCAACCCAAGAAGCCAGCAGTGGAGAGTTCAGGCCCTGAGCTCTCCCTTCAGGAGTGCCTGGAGCTCATCTACGCCTCGCCCAAACCCTGGGGCATATACCTACGGGTCAAGTCTCCGAGCCAGCTGGCCCCTTCACTGCAGCTTCTCAGCACAGCGTACGACCAGGACCTCTTGTACCATCCCACCTGGGTCAACATGGAGGTGTCCCACGGGGCTTTCCAAACGCCAGGCTACATCAGCGCTCAGGACTTCCTGAGCACCGTGGAGGGGAACTTCCCCTTTGTGACCCTGGCCCCTGCCTGGCCGCGGGAGGCCCTGGGCGAGGGCTACACTCGGGCCCTGGTGGAGAATATGCTCCAGCTCCTCAGGGGCGTCTATCAGGACGTGTCTCTGCAGTTGAGCACTGAGCCGCTAGGAAAGTCAGACGCAGGCCTCCAGCTTCTACAGGAGACACAGAAAAGGTTCTCTCTCACAGTAGAGATTGAGCGTGCAACAGATCCCAGTACCTGCGTTCAACTTATTAGGTCTCTTCGACAAGGGGGCAGAGAACAAATCTTCTTCAATATGCCACAGGACTATATGTCTGAGCCGTTGAATGAGGTTaacaatttttaa